A genomic window from Streptomyces sp. MST-110588 includes:
- a CDS encoding putative cobaltochelatase yields MTNPYPFTAIVGMDDLRLALLLNAVSPAVGGVLVRGEKGTAKSTAVRALASLLPHVDVVPGCRFSCAPAAPDPGCPDGPHEQTGAGVERPAKMVELPIGASEDRLVGALDIERALSEGVKAFEPGLLAEAHRGVLYVDEVNLLHDHLVDSLLDAAAMGASYVEREGVSVRHAARFLLVGTMNPEEGELRPQLLDRFGLTVEVAASREPDQRVQVVRRRLDYDADPAGFAARWATEEEALRDRIAAARALLPSVVLGDAALRQIAAVCAAFEVDGMRADIVMARTACALAAWAGRTEVREEDVRQAALLALPHRRRRNPFDAPGLDEDKLDRTLEEFAADQDEDDGPEPDPDGDGPDGPGGPGGGQPPQDGDGGTDGAPGEDARPPHDRPQLPEQPPASGPDRAPAPDGPQARSGRPEDAGQAGADSQDGRGGEKAAVGAAEPFRTRRLDVPGLGEGADGRRSRARTAHGRTTGARRPRGALGKLHLAATVQAAAPHQRARGRAGSGLVLRRDDLREAVREGREGNLVLFVVDASGSMAARQRMSAVKGAVLSLLLDAYQRRDKVGLITFRGTGAELTLPPTSSVEAGAARLEKLPTGGRTPLSEGLLKAHEVLRVERMRDPSRRPLLVVVTDGRATGGREPLQRSSRAARLLAGDGVASVVVDCESGPVRLGLAGELARDLGATAVTLEELRADSVSALVRDVRQVRDVRDAHRGPEASRTRRTRHAEHARNVEHTTNAAHARTAEHARNAAHVRNAQDTRRVA; encoded by the coding sequence ACCCTGGCTGCCCGGACGGGCCGCACGAGCAGACAGGTGCCGGCGTCGAGCGCCCCGCCAAAATGGTCGAACTCCCCATCGGCGCGTCCGAGGACCGGCTCGTCGGCGCGCTGGACATCGAGCGAGCGCTGTCGGAGGGCGTGAAGGCCTTCGAGCCGGGCCTGCTGGCGGAAGCGCACCGCGGCGTGCTGTACGTCGACGAGGTCAATCTGCTCCATGACCACCTCGTGGACTCCTTGTTGGACGCCGCCGCCATGGGCGCCTCCTACGTGGAGCGCGAAGGCGTCTCCGTACGGCACGCGGCGCGCTTCCTGCTGGTGGGGACGATGAACCCCGAAGAGGGTGAGCTGCGCCCGCAGTTGCTGGACCGCTTCGGCCTGACGGTGGAGGTCGCGGCCTCCCGCGAGCCGGACCAGCGGGTCCAGGTCGTACGGCGCCGGCTGGACTACGACGCCGACCCGGCCGGCTTCGCCGCGCGCTGGGCCACGGAGGAAGAGGCGCTGCGGGACCGTATCGCCGCCGCCCGCGCCCTGCTGCCGTCCGTGGTGCTCGGCGACGCCGCGCTGCGTCAGATCGCCGCGGTCTGTGCCGCGTTCGAGGTGGACGGCATGCGCGCCGACATCGTGATGGCGCGCACCGCCTGCGCGCTGGCGGCGTGGGCGGGCCGTACGGAGGTCCGCGAGGAGGACGTACGGCAGGCCGCGCTGCTGGCCCTCCCGCACCGCCGCCGGCGCAATCCCTTCGACGCCCCCGGCCTGGACGAGGACAAGCTCGACCGGACGCTGGAGGAGTTCGCCGCGGACCAGGACGAGGACGACGGCCCGGAGCCGGACCCGGACGGCGACGGTCCGGACGGGCCCGGCGGACCGGGCGGCGGACAGCCGCCGCAGGACGGTGACGGCGGTACGGACGGGGCACCCGGCGAGGATGCGCGGCCCCCGCACGACCGGCCGCAGCTCCCCGAACAGCCGCCCGCGTCCGGGCCCGACCGCGCTCCGGCGCCGGATGGCCCGCAGGCCCGCTCCGGCCGCCCCGAGGACGCCGGCCAGGCCGGCGCGGACAGCCAGGACGGCCGGGGCGGTGAGAAGGCCGCCGTCGGCGCGGCCGAGCCGTTCAGGACCCGGCGGCTGGACGTGCCGGGCCTGGGCGAGGGCGCCGACGGCCGCCGCTCCCGGGCCCGTACGGCACACGGCCGCACCACCGGCGCCCGCCGCCCCCGGGGCGCGCTGGGCAAACTGCACCTGGCGGCCACCGTCCAGGCCGCCGCCCCGCACCAGCGGGCGCGCGGACGGGCCGGCAGCGGCCTGGTCCTGCGCCGGGACGATCTGCGCGAGGCGGTGCGCGAGGGCCGCGAGGGCAACCTCGTCCTCTTCGTCGTGGACGCCTCCGGGTCGATGGCCGCGCGGCAGCGCATGAGCGCGGTCAAGGGCGCGGTGCTCTCGCTGCTCCTGGACGCCTACCAGCGGCGCGACAAGGTCGGGCTGATCACCTTCCGCGGTACGGGTGCGGAGCTGACGCTGCCGCCGACCTCATCGGTGGAGGCGGGCGCGGCCCGGCTGGAGAAGCTGCCCACCGGCGGCCGTACGCCGCTGTCCGAGGGCCTGCTCAAGGCCCACGAGGTGCTGCGGGTCGAGCGGATGCGGGACCCCTCGCGCCGCCCGCTGCTGGTGGTCGTCACCGACGGCCGGGCGACCGGCGGCCGGGAGCCGCTCCAGCGGTCCTCGCGGGCGGCCCGGCTGCTGGCCGGGGACGGTGTCGCGTCGGTGGTCGTGGACTGCGAGAGCGGGCCGGTACGGCTCGGGCTCGCGGGCGAACTGGCCCGCGACCTGGGGGCCACCGCCGTCACGCTGGAGGAACTGCGCGCGGACAGCGTCTCGGCGCTCGTACGGGACGTACGGCAGGTCCGCGACGTACGCGACGCACACCGCGGCCCGGAGGCGTCGCGGACCCGCCGGACACGGCACGCGGAACACGCACGCAACGTGGAACACACAACGAACGCAGCGCACGCACGTACCGCAGAGCACGCACGCAACGCAGCGCATGTACGGAACGCTCAAGACACCCGGAGGGTCGCGTAA
- the cobO gene encoding cob(I)yrinic acid a,c-diamide adenosyltransferase, with translation MPQGQPSVVPDDGLTTRQRRNRPLVLVHTGVGKGKSTAAFGLALRAWNQGWPVGVFQFVKSAKWKVGEERALRVLGDSGEGGTVAWHKMGEGWSWVQRDLASSEEAAREGWEQVKRDLAAETYKLYVLDEFAYPMHWGWVDASEVVSVLRDRPGTQHVVITGRNAPQELVDFADLVTDMSKVKHPMDTGQKGQRGIEW, from the coding sequence ATGCCACAGGGACAGCCGTCCGTCGTACCGGACGACGGGCTCACCACGCGCCAGCGGCGCAACCGCCCGCTGGTCCTGGTCCACACCGGCGTCGGCAAGGGCAAGTCCACCGCCGCCTTCGGGCTGGCGCTGCGGGCCTGGAACCAGGGCTGGCCGGTCGGGGTGTTCCAGTTCGTGAAGTCGGCGAAGTGGAAGGTCGGCGAGGAGCGGGCGCTGCGCGTCCTGGGCGACTCCGGCGAGGGCGGCACCGTCGCCTGGCACAAGATGGGCGAGGGCTGGTCCTGGGTGCAGCGCGACCTGGCCTCCAGTGAGGAGGCGGCGCGCGAGGGCTGGGAGCAGGTCAAACGGGACCTCGCCGCCGAGACGTACAAGCTGTACGTACTGGACGAGTTCGCCTACCCGATGCACTGGGGCTGGGTGGACGCGAGCGAGGTCGTCTCGGTGCTGCGGGACCGCCCGGGGACCCAGCACGTGGTCATCACGGGCCGCAACGCCCCGCAGGAGCTGGTCGACTTCGCCGACCTGGTCACCGACATGTCCAAGGTCAAGCACCCGATGGACACGGGCCAGAAGGGCCAGCGGGGCATCGAGTGGTGA
- a CDS encoding cobyrinate a,c-diamide synthase: MPRLVIAAPSSGSGKTTVATGLMAAFARLGLAVSPHKVGPDYIDPGYHSLATGRPGRNLDAYLCGPGRVAPLFLHGAAGADLAVVEGVMGLYDGAAGQGELGSTAQVAKLLRAPVVLVVDASSQSRSVAALVHGFASWDPEVRLAGVILNKVGSDRHEELLREALDASGVPVLGALRRARQVRTPSRHLGLVPVAERQAEAVESVRALAEQVREGCDLEALLSLARSAPPLTGPAWDPAPPSAGDRGRDGHPVMDQTDPGAYGTGPDPGADKPVIAVAGGAAFTFSYAEHAELLTAAGAEVAVFDPLRDERLPAGTRALVIGGGFPEVYAPELSANEPLRAAVAALAESGAPVAAECAGLLYLSRSLDGKPMCGVLPAEARMSDRLTLGYREAVALHDSALAVAGTRVRGHEFHRTVLEPGAGERPAWGVTHPRRGVEGFVRGGVHASYLHVHWAAEPSLAWRLVAGARAVGTPGTAGTPGTRRA, encoded by the coding sequence GTGCCGCGGCTGGTCATCGCCGCGCCCTCCTCGGGCAGCGGCAAGACGACCGTCGCCACCGGCCTGATGGCCGCCTTCGCCCGCCTGGGCCTGGCGGTCTCCCCGCACAAGGTGGGCCCCGACTACATCGACCCGGGTTACCACTCCCTGGCCACCGGCCGCCCCGGGCGCAACCTGGACGCCTACCTGTGCGGTCCCGGCCGCGTCGCCCCGCTGTTCCTGCACGGCGCGGCGGGCGCGGACCTGGCGGTCGTCGAGGGCGTGATGGGGCTGTACGACGGGGCCGCGGGGCAGGGCGAGCTGGGGTCCACCGCGCAGGTCGCCAAGCTGCTGCGGGCGCCGGTGGTCCTGGTCGTGGACGCCTCCTCGCAGTCGCGGTCGGTGGCGGCGCTGGTGCACGGCTTCGCGTCCTGGGACCCGGAGGTACGGCTGGCCGGAGTGATCTTGAACAAGGTCGGCTCGGACCGGCACGAGGAGCTGCTGCGGGAGGCGCTGGACGCCTCGGGCGTCCCGGTCCTGGGGGCGCTGCGGCGTGCCCGCCAGGTCCGTACGCCCTCCCGGCACCTGGGCCTGGTCCCGGTCGCCGAGCGGCAGGCGGAGGCCGTGGAGTCCGTACGGGCCCTGGCCGAGCAGGTCCGCGAAGGCTGCGACCTGGAGGCGCTGCTGTCGCTGGCCCGCAGCGCTCCCCCGCTGACCGGCCCGGCCTGGGACCCGGCGCCGCCGAGCGCCGGGGACCGGGGCAGGGACGGGCACCCCGTCATGGATCAGACGGACCCCGGCGCATATGGGACGGGCCCGGACCCCGGCGCGGACAAGCCGGTGATCGCCGTGGCGGGCGGTGCCGCGTTCACCTTCTCCTACGCCGAGCACGCCGAACTGCTGACCGCCGCCGGCGCGGAGGTGGCCGTGTTCGACCCGCTGCGCGACGAGCGGCTGCCGGCCGGCACCCGTGCGCTGGTGATCGGCGGCGGCTTCCCCGAGGTGTACGCGCCGGAGCTGTCCGCGAACGAGCCGCTGCGCGCGGCCGTGGCGGCCCTGGCGGAGTCGGGGGCGCCGGTCGCCGCCGAGTGCGCGGGGCTGCTGTACCTGTCCCGGTCGCTGGACGGCAAGCCCATGTGCGGGGTGCTCCCGGCCGAGGCCCGGATGTCCGACCGGCTCACGCTCGGCTACCGGGAGGCGGTGGCCCTGCACGACAGCGCGCTGGCCGTGGCCGGGACGCGGGTGCGCGGGCACGAGTTCCACCGGACGGTGCTGGAGCCGGGCGCGGGTGAGCGGCCCGCCTGGGGCGTGACACATCCACGGCGCGGGGTCGAGGGATTCGTACGCGGCGGCGTGCACGCCTCGTACCTGCACGTCCACTGGGCCGCCGAACCGTCCCTGGCGTGGCGGCTGGTGGCCGGCGCCCGAGCCGTCGGGACGCCGGGAACCGCTGGAACGCCGGGAACCCGCCGTGCGTGA